One Streptococcus sp. S1 DNA window includes the following coding sequences:
- a CDS encoding Xaa-Pro dipeptidyl-peptidase, producing MKYNQYSYLSVDQKDILKELKEIGFDLPTHLPEKELFEWFVRKVYFTYKDTDYPLSNLVVDSKTDFLTYIQSDCEWSPNIFYTVALQLLGFRYFIDFEDTDSFLKEVQFPIEYGNLVENLYHLLNTRTVKGNLLIDQLVSDGLIPEDNQYHYFNGKSLATFTSHDAIREVVYVESRVDTDKDGLPDLVKVSIIRPRYEGKITAVMTASPYHQGTNDKASDKALYNMNVDLEVKEPHTIQVEVPQLELVDPVGSAELVDEAEETLTHINSSYTLNDYLLPRGYANLYVSGVGTKDSQGLMTNGNYQQIEAYKNVIDWLNGRCRAFTDHTRKRQVKADWSNGKVATTGISYLGTMSNGLATTGVDGLEVIIAEAGISSWYNYYRENGLVTSPGGYPGEDFDSLAELTYSRNLLGGDYLHHNAAHQADLDRVKKELDRASGDYNQFWHDRNYLLHADRVQAEVVFTHGSQDWNVKPLHVFNMFQALPASIKKHLFYHNGAHVYLNNWQSIDFRESMNALLSKKLLGYDSSYELPTVIWQDNTGEQSWTSLDDFGNQTSQRTFSLGDGEKVIQNRYETKDYERYGKAYPTFLSDLYQDKAQQVTIDLPIEEDLHLNGKARLHLRLHSSTNKGLLSAQLLELGSKKYLQPYPAVLSVRTLDNGRYHMLDNLTELPFKEAGQRVISKGYLNLQNRHDLLEVEDVTPGEWMEFDFDLQPTIYKLEKGATLRLVLYTTDFEITVRDQTDYQLTIDLAQSSLHLPEMTEVH from the coding sequence ATGAAATACAATCAATATAGCTATCTATCTGTTGACCAAAAAGACATTCTTAAGGAACTAAAAGAAATTGGGTTTGACCTTCCCACCCACCTCCCAGAAAAAGAACTGTTTGAATGGTTTGTCCGCAAGGTTTACTTCACCTATAAAGATACAGATTATCCCCTCTCTAACCTAGTGGTGGATTCTAAAACAGACTTTTTAACGTATATCCAATCTGACTGCGAATGGTCTCCGAACATTTTTTACACAGTAGCCCTCCAATTACTCGGTTTCCGCTATTTTATTGATTTTGAAGATACGGATAGCTTCTTGAAAGAAGTCCAATTTCCGATTGAGTATGGAAACTTGGTAGAAAACCTCTATCACCTTCTCAATACTCGAACAGTAAAAGGAAATTTACTCATCGATCAGTTGGTCAGCGATGGCTTGATTCCTGAAGATAACCAGTATCACTATTTTAACGGCAAGAGCCTCGCAACCTTTACGAGCCATGATGCCATCCGCGAGGTCGTCTATGTGGAAAGTCGGGTCGATACCGACAAAGATGGTCTGCCAGACTTGGTCAAGGTCAGCATTATCCGTCCTCGCTATGAAGGCAAGATTACAGCTGTTATGACCGCAAGTCCTTATCACCAAGGGACCAACGATAAGGCCAGCGACAAGGCCCTCTACAATATGAATGTCGACCTCGAGGTCAAAGAACCTCATACCATTCAAGTAGAAGTACCTCAATTAGAATTGGTGGATCCTGTCGGTTCAGCTGAGCTAGTCGATGAAGCTGAAGAAACTCTCACCCATATCAATTCCAGCTATACCCTCAACGACTACCTCCTTCCACGCGGCTACGCTAATCTCTACGTATCTGGAGTGGGGACAAAAGATTCGCAAGGCTTGATGACCAATGGAAATTACCAACAAATCGAAGCCTACAAGAACGTTATCGACTGGCTCAATGGCCGTTGCCGGGCCTTTACAGATCACACACGCAAACGCCAAGTCAAAGCTGATTGGTCTAATGGAAAGGTCGCAACCACCGGGATCTCTTACCTTGGAACCATGTCTAACGGCCTTGCGACCACAGGTGTGGACGGTCTAGAAGTCATCATAGCAGAGGCTGGGATCTCTTCTTGGTACAACTACTACCGCGAAAATGGTCTCGTGACAAGTCCTGGCGGCTATCCAGGTGAAGATTTTGATTCCCTTGCCGAATTGACCTATTCACGCAACCTTTTAGGTGGGGATTATTTACACCACAATGCGGCCCACCAAGCCGATCTTGATCGCGTCAAAAAAGAGCTGGACCGCGCTTCCGGAGACTACAATCAATTCTGGCACGATCGCAATTATCTCCTACATGCTGATCGAGTCCAAGCAGAGGTGGTCTTTACCCATGGCTCCCAAGACTGGAACGTCAAACCGCTTCACGTCTTTAACATGTTCCAAGCCCTTCCAGCAAGCATCAAGAAACACCTCTTCTACCACAATGGTGCCCATGTCTACCTCAACAACTGGCAGTCCATTGACTTCCGTGAGAGCATGAATGCCCTTCTCTCTAAAAAATTGCTGGGCTACGATTCAAGCTATGAATTGCCTACTGTCATTTGGCAGGACAATACAGGAGAACAAAGTTGGACTTCCTTGGATGATTTTGGCAATCAAACAAGTCAGCGGACCTTCTCGCTGGGAGACGGTGAAAAAGTCATCCAAAACCGCTACGAGACAAAAGATTACGAGCGCTATGGCAAGGCTTATCCGACCTTCTTAAGCGATCTCTACCAAGACAAGGCCCAACAGGTAACCATCGATCTTCCAATCGAAGAAGACCTGCACCTCAACGGGAAAGCTCGCCTTCACCTACGACTTCACTCCAGCACCAATAAAGGCCTTCTCTCAGCCCAACTCTTAGAGCTTGGAAGCAAGAAATACCTCCAACCCTATCCTGCAGTCTTATCGGTCCGTACACTGGATAACGGTCGCTACCATATGCTAGACAACTTGACCGAGTTGCCATTTAAGGAAGCGGGCCAACGAGTCATTTCGAAAGGTTATCTCAACCTCCAAAATCGTCATGATCTCTTAGAGGTTGAGGACGTGACGCCAGGCGAGTGGATGGAATTTGACTTTGATCTCCAACCAACCATCTACAAGCTCGAAAAAGGAGCGACCCTTCGCCTGGTCCTTTACACAACGGACTTTGAAATCACTGTGCGTGATCAAACCGATTACCAACTCACCATTGACTTAGCACAATCAAGCCTCCATCTTCCTGAAATGACAGAGGTCCACTAA
- a CDS encoding HdeD family acid-resistance protein, giving the protein MKKISFEQVARRRTLLFGVLAVIFGILIFRNGVGFTKFSLDLLAIYFLVDGLGSFLLRFLLRSKSISYSHSIWFIFLSLALIWLNRLSSLPVNLVVICLGAYQLGSAIVYGITFWLYKANRVKGGWLYLWDALLNGGLGLATVLEPGSDGHFQFILLGAYLVLLGISNIRDGILFDKDQQGQELKRRFRISLPVIFAAFIPAKELKRFNQFLQKGSSAGHTGPYRLVKKEEEARELEILVHTSDSNLFGAIGHVDICYQGKVISYGSYDPFSERLFGTIGDGVLFKVDKEPYIELCKKESQKTLFGYSLSLTEEENQAVEKRLAEIDQLLEPWDPPRRLLEDGQPTYAYKLKYDLGAELYKFTSSRFKSYFVLSTNCCLLADSIVGQAGTAVLDVRGVIAPGTYQDYLEYEFEAPNGRVHTRTVY; this is encoded by the coding sequence TTGAAAAAAATATCTTTTGAACAAGTTGCAAGAAGACGGACCTTATTGTTTGGGGTTCTTGCCGTCATTTTTGGGATTCTCATTTTTCGAAACGGCGTTGGTTTCACCAAATTTTCCTTGGATCTATTAGCCATTTACTTTTTAGTTGATGGACTAGGAAGCTTTCTTCTTCGCTTTTTGTTACGTAGCAAGTCTATTTCCTATAGCCACTCTATTTGGTTTATTTTTCTTTCACTTGCGTTGATCTGGTTGAATCGACTGAGTAGTCTGCCCGTAAACTTAGTTGTGATTTGTTTAGGGGCATATCAGTTGGGGAGTGCCATTGTCTATGGGATCACATTTTGGCTTTATAAGGCCAATCGGGTAAAAGGAGGCTGGCTCTATTTATGGGATGCGCTTTTAAACGGTGGGCTTGGTCTAGCAACTGTCTTGGAACCTGGTTCAGATGGGCACTTCCAATTTATCCTCTTGGGGGCTTATCTGGTCTTGTTGGGGATTTCTAATATTCGAGATGGTATTTTATTTGACAAAGACCAACAAGGCCAAGAGTTAAAACGTCGCTTTCGTATTAGCCTACCGGTTATCTTTGCAGCCTTTATCCCTGCTAAGGAGTTAAAACGGTTTAACCAGTTTCTTCAAAAAGGGAGCTCGGCGGGACACACAGGCCCTTATCGATTGGTGAAAAAAGAAGAAGAGGCAAGGGAATTAGAAATTTTGGTTCATACTTCTGACAGCAACTTATTTGGAGCGATTGGGCATGTAGATATTTGTTATCAGGGGAAGGTCATTTCTTACGGAAGTTACGATCCCTTTTCAGAGCGTCTATTTGGGACGATTGGGGATGGCGTACTGTTTAAAGTGGATAAGGAACCATACATCGAACTATGTAAAAAAGAGAGTCAAAAGACGCTGTTTGGCTACAGCCTATCCCTTACCGAAGAAGAGAATCAGGCAGTAGAGAAGCGTCTAGCTGAAATTGATCAGTTGTTAGAACCTTGGGATCCACCTAGGAGGTTACTGGAAGACGGTCAGCCGACCTACGCTTACAAATTGAAATATGATTTAGGGGCTGAGCTATATAAATTTACTTCTTCGCGTTTTAAATCTTACTTTGTTCTGTCTACTAATTGCTGCCTGTTAGCAGATTCCATTGTGGGACAGGCAGGAACGGCTGTATTAGATGTGCGTGGAGTGATTGCACCAGGGACCTATCAGGATTACTTAGAATACGAATTTGAAGCTCCAAACGGGCGGGTCCATACACGAACAGTATACTAA
- a CDS encoding CppA N-terminal domain-containing protein: MTANQIVRVIPVLKVNNRNVNQRFYEETLGMKVLVEEGALLSLGDASKVEKIVLEESPSMRSRKVEGPKKLGRIVVKVAQAQEIDYLLARQPETSALYQGANGRAFEVVSPQGDTIFVHAEENLESLEPLEKAPLVELPEDFKGLTSFDVDFLEVNVADLAEAEKFYSNLPALAHFIHLQEAQGKDLQVENKVTWDLSMIKVELASFDVEDLKESLGETVDFVHRKGTFLIAKDPSQIELWFEANQDQVHISYEE; the protein is encoded by the coding sequence ATGACAGCAAATCAGATCGTAAGAGTGATCCCAGTCTTGAAAGTGAATAACCGAAATGTCAATCAACGCTTTTATGAAGAGACATTGGGAATGAAAGTATTAGTGGAAGAAGGAGCTCTCCTGTCTTTAGGAGATGCCTCAAAAGTAGAAAAAATCGTCTTAGAAGAGTCACCGAGTATGCGTTCGCGTAAGGTCGAAGGTCCAAAGAAATTGGGTCGCATCGTGGTGAAAGTGGCACAAGCTCAAGAAATTGATTATTTGTTGGCCCGCCAGCCAGAGACAAGCGCCCTTTACCAAGGAGCTAATGGTCGCGCCTTTGAAGTTGTGTCTCCTCAAGGAGATACCATTTTCGTGCATGCGGAAGAAAATCTTGAAAGCCTAGAACCTTTGGAGAAAGCGCCTCTTGTTGAGCTTCCAGAAGATTTCAAAGGTTTGACCAGCTTTGATGTGGACTTTCTTGAGGTCAATGTGGCCGATCTTGCTGAGGCTGAGAAGTTCTATAGCAACTTGCCAGCTTTGGCCCACTTTATCCATTTACAAGAAGCCCAAGGAAAAGATCTCCAAGTTGAGAACAAGGTTACTTGGGATTTGAGCATGATCAAGGTCGAATTGGCATCTTTTGATGTGGAAGACTTGAAAGAAAGCTTAGGAGAAACTGTCGATTTTGTGCACCGTAAGGGAACTTTCTTGATTGCCAAGGATCCAAGCCAGATCGAACTCTGGTTTGAAGCCAATCAAGATCAGGTCCATATTTCTTATGAAGAATAA
- a CDS encoding serine hydrolase domain-containing protein, translating into MSVNAIIEKITEQIQEGIYPGASLALYRDGQWSEHYLGLADPEKGEPVVADLVYDLASVSKVVGVATICAFLYAKGELALDRPFKELYPRFAHEKTTIRELLTHTSGLDPFIPNRDQLDARQLKEALENLQLKEDKSFHYTDVNFLLLGFWLEDRFHQPLDRLFEELIFTPWKMTETRFGPVEKAVPTVRGLASGSVHDPKARVLGRHAGSAGLFSTVADLECFLEHYLKEDFARDLSQNFAREEGKTRALGWNLEGDWLDHTGYTGTFIMYNRKRQEAVIFLSNRTYEKDERAQWILDRNSLMDLIKQEFEQ; encoded by the coding sequence ATGAGCGTGAATGCAATCATCGAAAAAATTACCGAACAAATCCAAGAAGGCATCTATCCAGGTGCCTCTCTTGCGCTTTACCGCGATGGTCAGTGGAGTGAGCACTATCTGGGACTAGCGGATCCTGAAAAAGGAGAGCCAGTAGTGGCTGACCTGGTCTATGATTTGGCTAGTGTCAGTAAGGTCGTTGGAGTTGCTACCATCTGTGCCTTTTTGTATGCGAAAGGGGAGCTTGCGCTTGATCGCCCCTTTAAAGAGCTTTACCCGCGTTTTGCTCATGAGAAGACGACCATCCGGGAACTCCTGACCCATACTTCAGGACTTGATCCTTTTATCCCCAACCGGGATCAATTGGATGCGAGACAATTGAAAGAAGCTCTTGAAAATTTGCAGTTAAAAGAGGACAAGAGTTTTCATTACACCGATGTCAATTTTCTTTTGCTGGGCTTTTGGTTAGAAGACAGGTTTCACCAGCCCTTGGATCGTTTATTTGAAGAGCTGATTTTTACACCTTGGAAGATGACGGAAACACGGTTTGGACCGGTCGAAAAGGCAGTGCCAACGGTTCGTGGGCTTGCTTCTGGAAGTGTCCACGATCCAAAAGCGAGAGTATTGGGTCGTCATGCGGGAAGTGCTGGACTTTTTTCAACTGTTGCTGATCTAGAGTGCTTCTTAGAGCATTATCTGAAGGAGGATTTTGCGCGTGACTTGTCTCAGAATTTTGCGCGTGAAGAGGGCAAGACCCGCGCTCTCGGATGGAATCTAGAGGGTGACTGGTTGGATCATACGGGCTATACTGGAACCTTCATCATGTACAATCGCAAGAGACAGGAAGCTGTGATCTTTTTGTCCAACCGGACCTATGAGAAGGACGAACGGGCCCAATGGATCCTCGACCGCAACTCCTTGATGGATTTGATCAAACAAGAATTTGAACAATAG
- the mvk gene encoding mevalonate kinase: MNKEIGVGRAHSKIILIGEHAVVYGYPAIALPLHHIEVTCQIIPADSPWILFEDDTLSMAVFASLEHLGIREARIRCRIQSMVPEKRGMGSSAAVSIAAIRAVFDYYQEELDDETLEILVNRAETIAHMNPSGLDAKTCLSDQAIKFIRNVGFYPLELGIKASLVIADTGIHGNTREAIQKVEARGQEVLSHFHEIGQLTQQVEEALKMNDLTNLGQALTTCHKHLRAVGVSCVEADHLVAVALENGALGAKMSGGGLGGCVIALVKDSREAATIAHALEKEGAHHTWIENL, encoded by the coding sequence ATGAACAAAGAGATAGGCGTCGGAAGGGCGCATAGTAAAATTATCTTAATTGGAGAGCATGCGGTGGTCTATGGTTATCCGGCTATTGCCTTGCCACTCCATCATATCGAAGTGACCTGCCAGATCATCCCGGCAGACAGTCCATGGATTTTGTTTGAAGATGACACCTTGTCCATGGCGGTTTTTGCGTCTCTTGAGCACCTCGGGATTCGCGAGGCCCGAATTCGCTGCCGGATTCAGTCCATGGTACCGGAAAAACGGGGGATGGGATCGTCTGCGGCGGTGAGTATCGCAGCCATTCGTGCCGTTTTTGACTATTATCAAGAGGAGCTGGATGATGAGACCTTAGAAATCCTGGTCAATCGAGCAGAAACCATTGCCCATATGAATCCAAGTGGGCTCGATGCCAAGACTTGTTTGAGTGATCAAGCCATTAAATTCATCCGAAATGTCGGCTTTTACCCGCTGGAGCTGGGTATAAAAGCGAGCTTGGTGATTGCAGATACAGGGATTCACGGCAATACCCGTGAGGCGATTCAAAAGGTTGAAGCCAGGGGGCAGGAAGTTTTGTCCCATTTCCATGAGATTGGTCAGTTGACCCAGCAGGTGGAAGAGGCTCTGAAAATGAATGATCTAACGAACCTAGGACAGGCTCTGACTACTTGCCATAAGCACTTGAGAGCCGTCGGTGTCAGCTGTGTTGAAGCAGACCACCTGGTCGCCGTTGCCCTTGAAAATGGGGCCTTAGGTGCTAAAATGAGCGGAGGCGGTCTTGGAGGTTGTGTGATTGCCCTCGTCAAGGATTCTCGTGAAGCAGCAACCATTGCCCATGCATTAGAAAAAGAAGGAGCGCACCATACATGGATCGAAAACCTGTAA
- the mvaD gene encoding diphosphomevalonate decarboxylase: MDRKPVKAKSYANIAIIKYWGKEDAKQMVPSTSSISLTLENMYTETRLSPLPADATAHEFYIDGEFQNPAEQAKIGAVIDGLKPSDEAGFVRVDTSNNMPTAAGLSSSSSGLSALVKACNQYYDLGLSQEELAQKAKFASGSSSRSFFGPLAAWDKESGDIYKVKTDLKLAMIMLVLNDKQKPVSSREGMKRCMETSTNFKEWIEESRQDYKDMLDYLAGNDFKQVGQLTERNALAMHATTRTATPAFSYLTEESHKAMDFVRELRAAGHVCYFTMDAGPNVKVLCLEEDLDQLVPLFDARYRTIVSKTKDPQDED, from the coding sequence ATGGATCGAAAACCTGTAAAGGCTAAGTCCTATGCTAATATTGCGATTATCAAATACTGGGGAAAAGAAGATGCCAAACAGATGGTCCCTTCGACCAGTTCGATTTCGTTGACCTTAGAGAATATGTATACAGAGACAAGGCTATCACCCTTGCCAGCAGATGCGACTGCGCATGAGTTTTACATCGATGGGGAATTCCAAAATCCAGCTGAGCAAGCCAAAATTGGAGCTGTGATTGATGGCTTGAAGCCATCAGATGAAGCAGGATTTGTTCGGGTGGATACCAGCAACAACATGCCAACCGCAGCAGGCTTGTCCTCTAGCTCGAGCGGCCTCTCTGCTCTCGTCAAGGCTTGCAATCAGTATTATGATTTGGGCTTGAGTCAGGAGGAATTAGCTCAAAAAGCCAAGTTTGCTTCGGGCTCTTCTTCGCGGTCTTTCTTTGGTCCCTTAGCAGCCTGGGACAAAGAAAGTGGCGATATATACAAGGTTAAGACAGACCTGAAATTAGCCATGATCATGCTGGTCCTCAATGACAAGCAAAAGCCCGTTTCCAGCCGGGAAGGGATGAAACGCTGCATGGAGACTTCGACTAATTTCAAAGAATGGATCGAAGAGTCTCGACAAGATTACAAGGACATGCTGGACTATCTAGCTGGCAATGATTTTAAACAGGTCGGTCAGCTGACAGAGCGCAATGCCCTTGCTATGCATGCGACGACTAGAACAGCCACTCCAGCCTTTAGCTACTTGACAGAAGAAAGCCACAAAGCTATGGACTTTGTCCGTGAGCTTCGCGCAGCAGGCCATGTTTGTTACTTTACCATGGATGCAGGGCCAAACGTTAAGGTTCTCTGTTTAGAAGAAGACTTGGATCAGCTGGTGCCCTTATTTGACGCCCGCTATCGGACCATCGTATCTAAGACAAAGGATCCTCAAGATGAAGACTAA
- a CDS encoding phosphomevalonate kinase codes for MKTKYQVQTGGKLYLAGEYAVLTPGYGAVIQFIPIYLSANIQEATAYQLASDLFGYQVDLTPNKDYALIQETIQLMEEWLKDQGITPKPFDLHLRGTLGEEGKKYGIGSSGSVVLLVIKAMAALYELDLNPDLLFRLAAVVLVQRGDNGSMGDLACIAYEDLIYYQSFDRAWLHEVLTSQPLSQVLDLDWDYQICSIQPAISYDFLVGWTKEPAISSDLIRQVKGAIKEDFRKESQSAVKNLEKGLREGNQKEIEASIKRADKNLKSLNPLIYTPALKELQEATEDLSACAKSSGAGGGDCGIALSFDPVETQTLIERWKEKNIEVIYQERMGDS; via the coding sequence ATGAAGACTAAGTATCAGGTACAGACTGGAGGCAAGCTCTATCTAGCTGGAGAATACGCAGTGCTAACGCCTGGCTATGGAGCCGTGATTCAGTTTATTCCTATTTATCTGTCAGCTAACATCCAAGAAGCAACAGCCTACCAGCTAGCCTCAGATCTCTTTGGTTACCAGGTGGATTTGACTCCAAATAAGGACTACGCCTTGATTCAAGAGACCATTCAGCTCATGGAAGAGTGGCTGAAAGATCAGGGAATAACCCCTAAACCTTTTGATCTTCACCTTAGAGGAACACTGGGCGAAGAGGGTAAAAAGTATGGGATTGGTTCCAGCGGAAGTGTGGTCTTGCTCGTGATCAAGGCCATGGCTGCTCTGTATGAACTAGACCTAAATCCGGACCTGCTCTTTCGACTAGCAGCAGTGGTCTTGGTGCAAAGAGGGGACAATGGTTCCATGGGCGATTTGGCTTGTATCGCTTACGAGGATTTGATTTATTACCAATCCTTTGATCGGGCTTGGTTGCATGAAGTCTTGACTTCTCAGCCCCTGTCACAAGTTTTAGACCTGGATTGGGACTACCAGATCTGCTCGATCCAGCCGGCCATCTCTTATGATTTTCTGGTTGGTTGGACCAAGGAACCAGCGATTTCAAGTGATTTGATCCGCCAGGTTAAGGGAGCGATCAAGGAAGACTTTCGCAAGGAAAGCCAGAGCGCAGTGAAGAATCTTGAAAAAGGTCTCCGTGAAGGGAACCAAAAAGAAATTGAGGCCAGTATCAAACGTGCGGATAAGAACCTAAAGTCTTTGAACCCTTTGATCTATACCCCAGCTCTAAAAGAGCTGCAAGAAGCGACAGAGGACCTTTCTGCCTGTGCCAAATCCAGTGGTGCTGGAGGAGGCGACTGTGGAATCGCCCTTAGTTTTGACCCAGTTGAGACTCAGACCTTGATAGAGCGCTGGAAGGAAAAGAATATTGAAGTCATTTACCAAGAAAGGATGGGAGATTCGTGA
- the fni gene encoding type 2 isopentenyl-diphosphate Delta-isomerase — protein sequence MSENRKDQHIRYALEQSSSYNSFDEIELIHRSLPLVDLAEIDLTTHFAGRDWEVPFYINAMTGGSKRAKEINQKLAAVAEACGILFVTGSYSAGLKDPSDQSYSVKKDHPHLLLATNIGIDKEPDLGLRTVEELHPLFLQVHVNLMQELLMPEGERIFHTWKDNLKSYGQGFPVPVVLKEVGFGMDPQTVQAALDAGIKTVDISGRGGTSFAYIENRRGGNRAYLDDWGQSTAQCLLQLQDQMDQVEILASGGIRHPLDMVKALVLGARGVGLSRVFLEMVETKSIEEVIVLVQGWKEDLRLLLCALGCQNLKELREVDYLLYGKLWQAQQQKK from the coding sequence GTGAGCGAAAATCGAAAAGACCAGCATATTCGCTATGCCTTGGAGCAAAGCTCCTCCTATAATAGCTTTGATGAGATTGAGCTGATTCACCGATCCCTCCCCCTTGTGGATCTAGCGGAGATTGATTTGACAACCCATTTCGCAGGGCGTGATTGGGAGGTCCCTTTTTATATCAATGCCATGACAGGCGGGAGTAAACGAGCCAAAGAGATCAATCAAAAGTTGGCAGCAGTAGCCGAAGCTTGTGGGATTCTCTTTGTGACTGGCTCTTACAGCGCAGGGCTGAAGGATCCGAGCGATCAATCGTACTCTGTAAAAAAAGATCATCCTCATCTTCTTTTAGCAACCAACATTGGCATCGATAAAGAGCCAGATCTGGGCTTGCGAACAGTGGAAGAGCTACACCCCCTCTTTCTTCAAGTCCATGTGAATTTGATGCAAGAGTTGCTCATGCCTGAAGGGGAGCGGATTTTCCACACTTGGAAAGACAATCTCAAGAGCTATGGTCAGGGCTTTCCTGTGCCTGTAGTCCTGAAAGAAGTCGGCTTTGGTATGGATCCCCAAACAGTTCAGGCAGCGCTAGATGCTGGGATCAAAACCGTCGATATTTCTGGTCGTGGTGGCACTAGCTTTGCCTATATTGAGAATCGTCGTGGTGGCAATCGCGCTTATCTGGATGATTGGGGACAATCAACTGCGCAATGTCTCTTACAGTTACAGGATCAGATGGATCAGGTTGAGATCCTCGCAAGTGGTGGCATCCGTCATCCTCTTGATATGGTCAAGGCCTTGGTCCTCGGAGCGCGTGGCGTAGGACTATCCCGCGTTTTTCTTGAGATGGTAGAGACTAAGAGCATTGAAGAAGTGATCGTCCTTGTCCAAGGCTGGAAAGAAGACCTCAGATTGCTTCTATGTGCGCTCGGTTGTCAGAACCTGAAAGAGCTCCGTGAAGTCGACTATCTCCTCTATGGAAAGTTGTGGCAAGCTCAGCAACAGAAAAAATGA
- a CDS encoding C69 family dipeptidase — MKKHYFRSAVAALLPLLLIAQPVEACTGFIIGKKLTADGSTLVGRTEDLEPNHNKNFVVRERVYNKKGAIFEDAANGFQYPLPEISYKYTAVPDVTPEQGIFDEAGFNEYGVSISATVSASANDKIQKVDPYVKDGLAESGLTSIVLPSVKTAREGVELIAKIVEEKGAAEGNIVTIADKEGVWYMEILSGHQYAAILFPEDRFAVFPNTFFLGHVDLSDTERTIASKDLEKVAKEANSYKEVDGKFHVSQSYNPPLQEADRSRVWSGIKSLDPSSPVKYDDASFDLLHTTDRKLTLRDAMNLQRNRLEGTKYKPQDQMELDGKGIPKKGEFDAVYKYPISNPNVMEAHIFQLKDDVPASAGGGTMWLSMGSPRNAPYLPYYGNILNTYQAYQELGDHYNDRSWYWTISRINDLVAKYPDLFEDGAIRTEMERLESQWMVEQDLSDKEQIALASQPEEASEKATEESLARAEKTFERLQEIRKEAEQKVADEHGKSALQNLDDEEDAAYEEKIDLVEFDYDYILAAGLFGATLLAIVIYLIRSKKQKGGKQDD; from the coding sequence ATGAAGAAGCACTATTTTCGATCAGCTGTAGCAGCCTTGCTTCCGCTTTTGTTGATTGCTCAACCTGTTGAGGCTTGTACAGGGTTCATCATCGGGAAGAAACTGACGGCCGACGGTTCGACCTTGGTAGGTCGTACCGAAGATTTAGAGCCCAACCATAATAAAAATTTTGTGGTCAGAGAGCGTGTCTACAATAAAAAAGGAGCCATCTTTGAAGATGCTGCCAACGGTTTTCAATACCCTTTGCCAGAGATTAGCTATAAGTATACAGCGGTCCCGGACGTCACCCCTGAACAAGGAATTTTTGACGAAGCAGGATTCAATGAATATGGGGTTTCCATTTCTGCCACTGTATCTGCTTCAGCAAATGACAAGATCCAAAAGGTGGATCCCTATGTCAAGGATGGCCTCGCAGAATCGGGCTTGACCAGTATTGTTCTCCCTAGTGTGAAAACCGCAAGAGAAGGGGTTGAACTCATTGCTAAAATCGTCGAAGAAAAAGGCGCTGCAGAAGGAAATATTGTGACCATTGCCGATAAAGAAGGCGTCTGGTATATGGAAATCCTATCTGGTCACCAATATGCAGCGATTCTCTTCCCAGAGGATCGGTTTGCGGTCTTTCCAAATACTTTCTTCTTAGGGCATGTAGATCTGTCAGATACCGAACGCACGATCGCCTCAAAAGATCTTGAAAAAGTCGCCAAAGAAGCCAATAGCTATAAGGAAGTGGACGGAAAATTCCACGTTTCTCAATCCTATAATCCGCCTTTGCAAGAAGCAGATCGCTCTCGGGTTTGGTCGGGAATCAAATCGCTAGACCCAAGCTCTCCTGTTAAATATGACGATGCGTCCTTTGACCTTCTTCATACAACCGATCGAAAATTAACCCTCCGCGATGCCATGAATCTCCAACGCAATCGTTTGGAAGGAACCAAATATAAACCACAGGATCAAATGGAGCTGGATGGAAAAGGTATTCCGAAAAAAGGGGAGTTTGATGCGGTTTATAAATACCCTATTTCCAATCCAAATGTCATGGAGGCCCATATTTTCCAACTGAAAGACGATGTCCCAGCGAGTGCGGGTGGGGGCACCATGTGGCTGTCGATGGGTAGTCCACGAAATGCTCCATATCTACCCTACTATGGCAATATTCTCAACACCTATCAAGCCTACCAAGAATTAGGGGATCATTACAATGATCGCTCTTGGTATTGGACCATTTCAAGAATCAATGACCTTGTGGCCAAGTATCCAGATTTATTCGAAGATGGGGCGATTCGTACTGAAATGGAACGATTGGAGTCTCAGTGGATGGTCGAACAAGATCTGAGTGATAAGGAGCAAATTGCCCTTGCTTCTCAGCCTGAAGAAGCGAGTGAGAAGGCAACAGAGGAAAGCTTGGCAAGAGCTGAGAAAACCTTCGAACGCTTGCAAGAAATCAGAAAAGAAGCAGAACAAAAGGTAGCAGATGAACACGGAAAAAGTGCTCTGCAGAATTTAGATGACGAAGAAGATGCTGCTTATGAAGAAAAGATTGATCTCGTTGAATTTGACTATGATTACATTCTAGCAGCAGGCTTATTCGGGGCAACCCTTCTAGCGATTGTGATCTACCTGATTCGCTCAAAGAAACAAAAGGGAGGAAAACAAGATGACTAA